One stretch of Bosea vaviloviae DNA includes these proteins:
- a CDS encoding ABC transporter ATP-binding protein encodes MTTPPILSVSNLTTSFRVEGLWKPVVRNVSFDIAPKETLAVVGESGSGKSVTALSIMRLTPSGNSRIEGSIKLSGQELLTLPDPDMRKIRGNDIAMIFQEPMTSLNPVLTIGFQIAEALILHRNLSRSAAEAETIRLLEKVRIPAAKSRFHEYPHRFSGGMRQRVMIAMALACKPKLLIADEPTTALDVTIQAQILELIKLLQEEEGMSVLFITHDMGVVAEIADRTVVMYNGEAVETGTTEDIFARAHHPYTRSLLSAVPKLGSMEGRKRPMRFPVVDRLTGESDVPTETPDTVEASERPVIEVSNLTTRFEIRSGLLGKVQGRVHAVENVSFSVQAGETLALVGESGCGKSTTGRSVMRLIEPLAGSVLLDGVDVLKLNQHDLREQRKRMQMIFQDPFASLNPRMNVGAAIAEPLLINKLATRSEARDKVAELLRRVGLQPDMASRFPHEFSGGQRQRICIARALAVEPRLIVADESVSALDVSVKAQVINLMLELQARMKLAYLFISHDMAVVERVSHRVAVMYLGEIVEIGPREAIFGNPQHPYTKRLLAAVPIADPTRRHEKNPVSNDEIRSPVRAADYIPPIRQFREVSPGHAVMIWGEEWAKPTVQGIAA; translated from the coding sequence ATGACAACCCCTCCCATTCTGTCCGTGAGCAACCTGACGACGTCCTTCCGCGTCGAGGGTCTGTGGAAGCCGGTCGTGCGGAATGTCTCCTTCGACATCGCACCGAAGGAGACGCTGGCGGTCGTTGGTGAATCGGGCTCAGGCAAATCAGTGACCGCGCTCTCGATCATGCGATTGACGCCATCGGGCAACAGCCGCATCGAGGGCTCGATCAAGCTGAGCGGCCAGGAATTGCTGACCCTGCCCGACCCCGACATGCGAAAGATCCGCGGCAACGACATCGCGATGATCTTCCAGGAGCCGATGACGTCGCTCAACCCGGTGCTGACCATCGGCTTCCAGATCGCCGAGGCGCTGATCCTGCATCGCAACCTGTCGCGTTCGGCGGCCGAAGCCGAGACGATCCGCCTGCTGGAGAAGGTCCGCATTCCGGCGGCGAAGTCGCGCTTCCACGAATATCCGCACCGCTTCTCGGGCGGCATGCGCCAGCGCGTTATGATCGCCATGGCGCTGGCCTGCAAGCCCAAGCTCCTGATCGCCGACGAGCCGACGACCGCGCTCGACGTGACGATCCAGGCGCAGATCCTGGAGCTGATCAAGCTGCTGCAGGAGGAGGAAGGCATGTCCGTCCTCTTCATCACTCACGACATGGGCGTCGTCGCCGAAATCGCCGACCGCACGGTGGTGATGTATAATGGCGAGGCGGTCGAGACCGGCACGACGGAGGACATCTTCGCCCGCGCCCACCACCCCTATACGCGCTCCCTGCTCTCGGCGGTGCCGAAGCTCGGCTCGATGGAAGGGCGCAAGCGGCCGATGCGCTTCCCCGTGGTCGATCGCCTGACCGGCGAATCCGACGTGCCGACCGAGACGCCCGATACGGTGGAGGCGAGCGAGCGCCCGGTGATCGAGGTCAGCAATCTGACCACGCGCTTCGAGATCCGCTCCGGCCTGCTCGGCAAGGTCCAGGGCCGCGTCCATGCGGTCGAGAACGTCTCCTTCAGCGTGCAGGCCGGCGAGACCCTGGCGCTGGTCGGCGAGTCCGGCTGCGGCAAGTCGACGACCGGGCGCTCGGTGATGCGCCTGATCGAGCCGCTGGCGGGCTCCGTGCTGCTCGACGGCGTCGATGTCCTCAAGCTGAACCAGCATGACCTGCGCGAGCAGCGCAAGCGCATGCAGATGATCTTCCAGGACCCCTTCGCCAGCCTGAACCCGCGCATGAATGTCGGTGCGGCGATCGCGGAACCCCTGCTGATCAACAAGCTCGCGACCCGCTCGGAAGCGCGCGACAAGGTCGCTGAACTGCTGCGCCGCGTCGGCCTGCAACCCGACATGGCGAGCCGCTTCCCGCATGAATTTTCGGGCGGCCAGCGCCAGCGCATCTGCATCGCGCGTGCGCTCGCAGTCGAGCCGCGCCTGATCGTGGCGGATGAATCGGTCTCGGCTCTCGACGTCTCGGTCAAGGCGCAGGTGATCAACCTGATGCTCGAGCTCCAGGCCAGGATGAAGCTCGCCTATCTCTTCATCTCGCACGACATGGCGGTGGTGGAGCGGGTGAGCCATCGCGTCGCGGTGATGTATCTCGGCGAGATCGTCGAGATCGGGCCGCGCGAGGCAATCTTCGGCAATCCGCAGCACCCCTACACCAAGCGCCTGCTGGCCGCCGTGCCGATCGCCGATCCGACGCGCCGTCACGAGAAGAACCCGGTTTCAAACGACGAGATCAGGAGCCCGGTGCGCGCGGCCGACTATATCCCGCCGATCCGGCAGTTCCGCGAAGTCTCGCCCGGCCATGCCGTGATGATCTGGGGCGAGGAGTGGGCGAAGCCCACCGTGCAGGGCATCGCCGCCTGA
- a CDS encoding ABC transporter permease, producing MAGSTLASPSAEPMVVAAKTSAAVSPGRETWRRFRRHKLAMASSVVLAILVLGVVIGPWLWPIAINEIDFSAQLQTPSWAHPFGTDDLGQDILARMIYGGRISLAVGLAAMFVATFVGVVIGALAGMSRRYVDSFLMWVTDLFLSLPQLPLLLLVIYLFREQLKAAFGVEGGVFVLIVIVIGGLKWMPVARLVRAQFMSLREKEFVEAARAQGATRFRQMVHHILPNALGPVIVAATIEVSSAIIAESTLSFLGLGFPPDIPTWGRLLFDAKDHLDSAPHWALFPGAAIFLTVLSINFIGDGLRDALDPRRVI from the coding sequence ATGGCTGGCTCGACCCTCGCATCTCCTTCAGCTGAACCCATGGTGGTGGCGGCGAAAACGAGCGCTGCGGTCTCGCCGGGGCGCGAGACCTGGCGGCGTTTCCGTCGCCACAAGCTCGCCATGGCGAGCTCGGTCGTGCTCGCCATATTGGTGCTCGGCGTCGTCATCGGCCCCTGGCTCTGGCCGATTGCGATCAACGAGATCGACTTCTCGGCCCAGCTCCAGACCCCGTCCTGGGCTCATCCCTTCGGGACCGACGACCTTGGCCAGGACATTCTGGCGCGGATGATCTATGGCGGCCGCATCTCGCTCGCCGTCGGTCTCGCGGCGATGTTCGTCGCCACCTTCGTCGGCGTCGTCATCGGCGCGCTGGCGGGCATGTCGCGCCGCTATGTCGATTCCTTCCTGATGTGGGTGACCGACCTGTTCCTGTCGCTGCCGCAGCTGCCGCTGCTGCTGCTCGTGATCTATCTCTTCCGCGAGCAGCTCAAGGCGGCCTTCGGCGTCGAGGGCGGTGTCTTCGTGCTGATCGTCATCGTCATCGGCGGGCTGAAATGGATGCCGGTGGCGCGGCTGGTGCGCGCCCAGTTCATGTCGCTGCGCGAGAAGGAGTTCGTCGAGGCGGCGCGCGCCCAGGGCGCGACCCGGTTCCGGCAGATGGTCCACCACATCCTGCCGAACGCGCTCGGCCCCGTGATCGTGGCGGCGACCATCGAGGTTTCCTCGGCGATCATCGCGGAATCGACGCTCTCCTTCCTCGGGCTTGGCTTCCCGCCCGACATCCCGACCTGGGGACGCCTGCTCTTCGACGCCAAGGATCATCTCGATTCCGCCCCGCACTGGGCTCTGTTCCCGGGTGCCGCGATCTTCCTCACCGTGCTCTCGATCAACTTCATCGGCGACGGCCTGCGCGACGCGCTCGATCCGCGCCGCGTCATCTGA
- a CDS encoding ABC transporter permease, which produces MASYLLRRLLIAIPSLLGISVILFTVLAMAPGDPFSEMATNPNVPPEVREALRASFGLNDPIMVRYLRWLTAMMQGDWGFSFASRINVDKLILQRVPTTLFVVGSSQILALLIALPVGIYAATRPYSVFDQIANTLAFVGFSLPTFFTGLLFILVFSVALDWFPFVYRSDIAATGWRWYWEMFRQAIMPIMVLGLFQAASYTRYVRSAVLDVIRLDYVTTARAKGLSERNVTLRHITRNALIPVVTLVALQMPAVFGGAIVTEQIFRIPGIGSLLIDAILANDTPVIMAVTFVFACLVVIFNLIADILYGWLDPRISFS; this is translated from the coding sequence ATGGCCAGTTATCTGCTCCGGCGCCTGTTGATCGCCATTCCCAGCCTGCTCGGCATCAGCGTGATCCTGTTCACGGTGCTCGCGATGGCGCCGGGCGATCCGTTCTCGGAAATGGCGACCAATCCGAACGTGCCGCCTGAGGTGCGCGAGGCGCTGCGCGCCAGCTTCGGCCTCAACGACCCGATCATGGTGCGCTATCTGCGCTGGCTGACAGCGATGATGCAGGGCGACTGGGGCTTTTCCTTCGCCAGCCGCATCAATGTCGACAAGCTGATCCTGCAGCGCGTGCCGACCACCCTCTTCGTCGTCGGTTCCTCGCAGATCCTGGCGCTGCTGATCGCGCTGCCCGTCGGCATCTATGCCGCGACGCGGCCCTATTCCGTGTTCGACCAGATCGCCAACACGCTGGCCTTCGTCGGCTTCTCGCTGCCGACCTTCTTCACCGGCCTGCTCTTCATCCTGGTCTTCTCGGTGGCGCTGGACTGGTTCCCCTTCGTGTACCGCTCCGACATCGCCGCCACGGGCTGGCGCTGGTATTGGGAGATGTTCCGCCAGGCGATCATGCCGATCATGGTGCTCGGCCTGTTCCAGGCGGCCTCCTACACGCGCTATGTGCGCTCGGCGGTGCTCGACGTCATCCGGCTGGATTACGTCACCACCGCCCGCGCCAAGGGCCTGAGCGAGAGGAACGTGACGCTTCGCCACATCACACGCAATGCGCTGATCCCGGTCGTCACGCTTGTCGCCCTGCAGATGCCGGCCGTGTTCGGCGGCGCCATCGTCACCGAACAGATCTTTCGCATTCCAGGCATCGGCTCACTGCTGATCGACGCGATCCTCGCCAACGACACACCGGTGATCATGGCCGTGACCTTCGTCTTCGCCTGCCTCGTCGTCATCTTCAATCTCATCGCGGATATTCTTTATGGCTGGCTCGACCCTCGCATCTCCTTCAGCTGA